AGGTCAGGAAGGCTGTTCATAAGCATATTAAGGAGGTAAATTTCTGACTAAATTGCACATGAAATTCCCCACTGGTTAGTGGGGAAAAATAATTGCAATAATGGGGAATTTTCACTTGCAAAAAACAATTTGGAGTTCCTAAGATATTTAATACGGATCGGGGTAGCCAGTTTACCAGTAATGATTTACGTCATTTTTAGAAAATGAGCTTGTCAGGAAAAGATGAGAGAATCCAGAAATCATTATGGCTTCTACCATCTCTCAATTTATGTCTATGTCTTCTAGAAATCACTTTTTTTGATCAGAGCAAAAATCCATAGCGCAGGTCAATGTTTAAATCGGTATTTTCCAGTTTTTAAGATCGTGTTATTATTTCCATATGATTAGTAAGCCCTATAATGTGTATTACTGTAAGAAACAGAATTGCAGGCCCGGCCATGAGGTAGGCCTTATGACAAGGGACCATTTTCTGATTCATTTTGTTATAAAGGGATGCGGCGTTTTCCAGACAGAAAGAAAAACCTATACAATTTCCGAAGGTCAGTGTTTTATTATATTCCCCAATTCTCCGGCCGGCTATAAGGCTGATGAGAAGAATCCATGGAGTTATTCCTGGATTGGTTTTAATGGTCCCGATCTTATGAATACTTTTTCCAGCTGGGGACTGACAGCAGATTCACCGGTACTGACCTTCGACGAGAGCTGTCGGGCATTCTATTATATCGATGAAATTATTGAGAACCAGAATAATTACCCGGGTTCCCAATGGCGTATTATGGGAAATCTTTTAAAGATAATAGGTGAGCTTGAAAGATTTGCCACGTCGGACAATCCTACCGACATAGATGACCATATACGGAAATCGCTTCTGTTTATCGAAAAAAATTATACACAACCTATTGGAGTCTCGGATATTGTATCCGATGTATGTCTCGAACGCAGTTATTTTTCCAATTTGTTCAAAAATAAAATGGGTAAAAATCCAAGAGATTATCTGCAGAAGTACAGAATGAGCAAAGCAATGGATCTCTTAATATCCACTTCGTACAGCATTGAAATCGTAGCCCGTTCCGTAGGATTTAAAGATCCACTCCATTTCAGCAGGAATTTTAAAAAATATACCGGAAATACTCCGACAGAGTTCAGGAAAAAAAGACATTAAGAATCCAGAAACCTGTCTAGAGCATTCTGTTGTGTGTACAATAATTCGTCCAATCCCGATTTAAACAAATGATTCTGGTAGTCTTCCCAGTTTTCCAGAGGTTCAAGTCCCATAATGAATTTGATTGTCATTTCCAGAGAGTAGGATTCGATCTCTTTCTCCAGCTTCGAGATAACTTCAGCCTCTTCTTTACTGTAAATTATATTTGGCCATACCCAGTCATTCCCGGATTTTGACCAGAGATCCTGGGCTTTTGTTATCTGTTCGGGCATTTTTTTAGCATTATCCTTGTACCCATCGACAAGAAAAGGTCCGTGATTCATTACATATTTATATTGAATCG
This genomic window from Oceanispirochaeta sp. M1 contains:
- a CDS encoding AraC family transcriptional regulator → MISKPYNVYYCKKQNCRPGHEVGLMTRDHFLIHFVIKGCGVFQTERKTYTISEGQCFIIFPNSPAGYKADEKNPWSYSWIGFNGPDLMNTFSSWGLTADSPVLTFDESCRAFYYIDEIIENQNNYPGSQWRIMGNLLKIIGELERFATSDNPTDIDDHIRKSLLFIEKNYTQPIGVSDIVSDVCLERSYFSNLFKNKMGKNPRDYLQKYRMSKAMDLLISTSYSIEIVARSVGFKDPLHFSRNFKKYTGNTPTEFRKKRH